From the genome of Anaerolineae bacterium:
TCCAGGCACGACAATCCCATCCGCCTTTTCCAGTAAATCGAACCCCTTGCCTTTCTCCAGATCGCCCGCAGATATCCAGTCAATCTCCAGTGACCGGCCATGGGCAATAGCCGCATGGTAAAGCGCTTCCTTCACACTGATGTATGCGTCACGAAGCTCAACATACTTGCCCACCAAAGCGATCCGAACAGTCCCCTCTGGGTTTCGCATCCGCTTGATCAGACGGCGCCACTCGCTCAGATCAACCGGTTGAGCATCCAGCTTAAGCTGGCGAACCACATAATCGCCTAGACCAGCGTCCTCCAGAAGCAAAGGGACTTCGTACAACAAATCCGCAGTCTGGAGAGGGATGACGGCATTCGGCTCAACGTCGCAGAACAGCGCCACCTTGTCGGTGACCTCTTTGCTCACCGGGTAGTCAGTACGTGTGATGATCACATCTGGTTGAATACCGATGCTGCGCAGTTCGCGAACACTGTGCTGGGTGGGTTTGGTCTTTAGCTCCCTGGTAGCGCCGATATACGGCAGAAACGTGACATGCACATACAAAACGTTGTCACGTCCAACGTCCATGCGCATCTGCCGCAGCGCCTCCAGAAACGGCAACCCTTCAATATCGCCAACTGTGCCGCCGACTTCAACCAGCAACACATCGGCATTGCTTTCAGTAGCCATCCGGATAATCCGCCGTTTAATCTCGTTGGTGATGTGCGGAATTACCTGAATAGTTCCACCAAGGAAATCGCCATGCCGCTCCCGGTTAATTACCTCAGCATAGATCTGCCCTGCGGTGACATTGGAGTGACGACTGACATTCTCGTCAATGAAACGCTCGTAATGCCCCAGGTCCAGATCAGTCTCAGCCCCGTCAGCGGTGACAAACACTTCCCCATGCTGGTAAGGACTCATCGTACCGGGATCGACATTCAGATAAGGGTCTAGCTTCTGGATGGCGACCTTCACCCCCCGCGCCTTAAGAATTCGGCCAAGTGCAGCTGCCGTC
Proteins encoded in this window:
- a CDS encoding CTP synthase encodes the protein MTRFIFFTGGVVSSVGKGVTAAALGRILKARGVKVAIQKLDPYLNVDPGTMSPYQHGEVFVTADGAETDLDLGHYERFIDENVSRHSNVTAGQIYAEVINRERHGDFLGGTIQVIPHITNEIKRRIIRMATESNADVLLVEVGGTVGDIEGLPFLEALRQMRMDVGRDNVLYVHVTFLPYIGATRELKTKPTQHSVRELRSIGIQPDVIITRTDYPVSKEVTDKVALFCDVEPNAVIPLQTADLLYEVPLLLEDAGLGDYVVRQLKLDAQPVDLSEWRRLIKRMRNPEGTVRIALVGKYVELRDAYISVKEALYHAAIAHGRSLEIDWISAGDLEKGKGFDLLEKADGIVVPGGFGERGIEGKIMAARWAREHKVPYLGLCLGMQVMCIEFARAVLGYEDAHSTEFETGTSTPVIDLMPDQRSIEDLGGTMRLGLYPCELVEGTIAQRAYGKSLIEERHRHRFEFNNAYREAFIQGGMRFSGLSPDHRLVEIAELADHPFMVGSQFHPEFGSRPNAPHPLFKAFVGAALEYQRAQR